The Streptomyces sp. NBC_00510 genomic interval GTTTCCGTGGACACGGACGTGATCGCCCGCCGGCTGAAGGCGCGGCTGCCGCGCATCTCCGCCGTGGAAGTGGAGCGTTCGTGGCCGCACGCGATCACGCTGAAAGTGACGGAGCGAACTCCCGCCGCCCTTGTGAAAGGTGACGGGTACTTCGTCGAAGTCGACGCGGACGGCTTCCGGTTCGACGAGCGGGACACTCCTCTCAAGGGTGTCCCCATCATCGAATTGAGGCCTGACCGCGACTCCGCGAGCTATCGTCTTTTTGGGACAAAACGACTATTGGCGGCGGCGGTTCAGGTCGCGGCGGACCTGCCGAAGGCCGCATACCGGGACGCACAGCTCATCGATGTGCGCTCATATGACGACATTACGGTCGAACTGACCGGTGGGCGT includes:
- a CDS encoding FtsQ-type POTRA domain-containing protein; translated protein: MAVPTTVEAAGEQDGGTERPPRRSRRLIVLTALAAATVLGGTGTWLLYGSAWLRATQVRVTGTEVLYPDEVRDAAQVPLDGPLVSVDTDVIARRLKARLPRISAVEVERSWPHAITLKVTERTPAALVKGDGYFVEVDADGFRFDERDTPLKGVPIIELRPDRDSASYRLFGTKRLLAAAVQVAADLPKAAYRDAQLIDVRSYDDITVELTGGRAVMWGSADRGAEKAVALTALMKVEHDAEFFDVSAPTSPAASDG